Genomic window (Arachis hypogaea cultivar Tifrunner chromosome 13, arahy.Tifrunner.gnm2.J5K5, whole genome shotgun sequence):
ctccagGGTATGTAACAAGGATAACAGTCTTTGTTAGTAAGGAAAATATTTTCAGTTCATGGTAAAAGTTACAAGTAGACAAGGCCAACAGATCAATTAGTGACATGGACAAGGCCATGATTATAAAGATCTGATATTTGAGGGCAGAAGAATTTTACTGTTGAGGTAGTCGTCTCAAATACTATGCTGCCCATCTAATTAACCCCATGGGTCAGTCAAGCCAAAACCAACTCAAGTTGCAAAATATctcaaaaaatgaataattttattaattttacgaGTGAGTCATTGTGGTTGTATACAACTCACTTAACTAATAAAGCTATCCACAGGGATAAACAGATTGTGATTTCCTTTTCCACCGTGAATGCTGAGTTATTGCATGTTACAGCACTGTGTCTCAGAGAGTTTGGATGCGAAACTTGGTTTTTGCTGTTAGAATGTGACACCAGTGCCAAACCCTAGACAATTGACTGTGATATAGTTCAGTTAATTCTCCCACCAACTAGTAAGTGGTGGCCCTTCATCTCTAAACATATTAGGATAAAGTCTCTTGCCCGTTAGATAAATGATTAAGAAAACATAAATATGTGATTGTTGACCATTGGGATATTATTTCTCTATGTGGATATTATTTACTAGCCATTTGCAAATAGAAAAACACCTAAAGTATCCATGTTTCATGGTCATTGTTGATAAGGTGCTTTTATTATGAAGTGATTGGTGAACTAAACTTTGTATATTTTACTATTTGCGTATGGCTAGCAAATAGATTTGCAAACTAAAGTGATCTCTTCACACGGTTATTATTTTTCGGCTATTATTTGTAGCTACAATCATTTAATCGTAGAGTAgcatacaattttttattttttcagaaacTTTTAAGCTAACAAAATTCCTAGAGTAGTTTTTATGGTTATTATTTTTAAGCTACTGTTATTCAACATTAATCTATGACCCAACCAATGTTGCCCAAGTAGGAGAATATACTAATATTTTGTTTTCATATTTTGATGGAGTAGTGGATATTTTGTTTTTACAAGAATGGGTAACATGGCTAGTTTGATGATTCTATGAACATTAGTATTATTATAATGAGATTGTTGTGAATTTtggattttatttgttatttgaattCTATACCTATATATCTGTTATATATAGGGTGGTGCCTCTTCAAGCACGAGTAGCTTTCATGTCAATGGGCTCAATATTTTGGAATTTCTACTTGTCATCAACCATGACCAAGTAAAATGCATGCTGTGTTAGCAATTTTGCATTCTTTCAAATCTGTACAAGGTATTCATCAGTCATTACTTCCAATTTATGTTTTGGTTTGTTATAACTTATTGCAAGTCTTTGTCCTATGATATCTTTTGCAGATTGATCAGAGTCTAACCGATTTGGGTGACGACAGAAAGGGGTAAATGTGCAAATGGCTTCCATGCTAACATTTGTCAAATGTGCAAAAGATTTTACCCTCTTCTGAGAAACTGATGATAGCAAGAGAACCATTGTAATTGGAACTTTTTCTTTTGCCTTTTTCCCATGAAAATTGGAGTATAGGTATTACCTATCCCAGAAAGGAGAAAAAGATGGAATATGTGTCATCACATGTGTTATTTTTTAATGGAAATCTCACATTTCTCAAGAGTACTGTGTGCCAGTGTCACCCTCTTTACAATGTTCTAAAGATAAATAGCAATTTTGCTCTATAGCACCTTTCAGATGGGCTAATATAACTGTATAAGTTTGTCTTTCTCATTTTTGGAATTTTATGATGTGCAAAAGAATTACGAATTAGCTATGTGCTCCAAAAGTTTTTTATAAGAATGTTGTAATATTTCTTGATGATAaccaaaagaaaatatagaagcaatttaagtataaaatgaaaaaatgacAAAGTTGGAGGGAAATAAGATTTTCCCCAACTTGTGGCTTTTGAGTTTGTACTAAtgttttcctatatatatatatatatatatatatatatatatatatatatatatatatatatatataggataatTTTTTTCCCTCTTTAAATGTGTGAAGAATCTATAAGCAATAGAGggagttaaatctcaatttggTTCCTGAAATTTGGTCTAATGTTTAGAATGATCCCCACAATTTCGTTGGCCCCAATTAGaacccccaaatttacaattGTGGCTCCAAGTTGCCCCTGCAATAATTTCCGTCACCGGAATGCTGATCTAGCGCAATTGCATGACATGGTGGACACTACTTAAACGACGGCGCATTGGTTTCGCGCGCAACCCCTTTGGAAACCACGTAGTGTAAGGGTTTTCTTGATATTTGGCAACTTACGATCGTCGTAGTGAAAAGAAAGAGTTTTAATTCACAAAAAACTGAAATGACGTGGTTTTCAAAGGGTTTGGGCGCGAAACCAATGCGCCGTCGTTTAAGTAGTGTCCATTGTGTCATGTAATTGCATCAAATCAACATTTTGGTGATGGAAATGATCGCAGGGACAAGTTAGAACCACAATTGCAAATTTGGGAGTTCTAATTGAGGCCAACAAAATTGTGGGGGTCATTCTAAGCATCTGGCTATTTTAGAGGCGAAATTGAAATTTAACTCGCAGAGGTGATGATAttcatggaaaaaaaaaagaggctgAAAAATCTGTCTAcactaattctttttttttttttttaccaaaactaTTAAATTTACATTGTCTGGGAATTTGGAAACTCCTGAATATGATCAAGAGCAAAAAAAATTCCCTTACATCAAGAAGCTAGCAAACTCCTGTgtcacataaataaataaataataacataaaatgTACAACAATTTTGTAGCCGAAGAAAAGTAAGGATTGGATATGCCTTTTTCATCAACTCCTCTAAATGAGCAAGGAAAAGCTAAGATTGGGAATATGAAAGAAGGTTCCCACTAAATATATTCAAGCTGGCAAATAACCCACATAATTGCAGTTTGTAAGGAAGAAAAGACCTTCGTTTATTGCTCTCCTTCTTAAGTCTGTTCATCACGTAAAATTGTTCATGAGCTGATActcttttcttttccctccttcccTTTGCCTTTGTTTTCTTATTCGTTGATGCTGGACAAATTAGACCGTCCTTCCCATCGTTGAAGTTTTGACGCTTCAGGTGCCGGCGTAGCCGCCACAAATTTAAGAATGAAATCGAGCTCTTCTTGTTGCGCCTCTTTTTCGACTCCTCGACTACTTCCACCTCTAAATTCGTCATTTTCTTCGACAACTCGCAGATTATTGGTTTAGGTGCTCCCTGTGATTTAGAAGCTAAAGGAAGAACATTGCAATGCTGCTCAACAAAGAACCTCTCCGGCGATATCCCGAGAGGTGATGATATCACATTACAGTTTCTCGTGGGGAATCGCCGGAGAGGTGATGATATCACATTACCATTTTTCGCCGTGATCATATGAGATTGGTGGAGAACGGGAAAGATTGGTTTGATTTGACCGTTGTCAAATATCTCTTCCGCAGTTACAAATGTCTCTTTTAGACTATCAAAGCATGGAAAACTAAAATCTtgctcttgttctttaagtttttcaGCGTCATGATTGACTTTGAAATTGAATGTTAAATCATGATGGCATTTTTCAGGAAGTGGTGCAAACTCATCGGAATCAAAGAATGTATGAGGAAAAGGGAACGCTGAAAGGGTTTCCATTGCCAGCATTTTCAAGAACTTGTGCTGAAGAACTTgtactttcttttctttggtttGGAGGGCGTGATAAGAAAGATGATGAAAGTTTCTTTTATATAAAGTGTTGGAacggttattttttttttattggaacAGTAGTGATTGGATATGAAGGGGAAAATGTGAAGAGGAGAGTAAAAACGTTAGTAAGGTGTATAATACGGTTCTTAGCCTATATGTCCAGATTATCAGTTTCTAATCCTTTCattctttttttgttatttgaaacCGAAAATGGATATTTTACCAAATTTCTACTATCTTTTGGATTTTGGACGTTCCTTTATTGTAAGCACTTACGTAGATAAGACAGCTAGTATATGCTAGAATCTAAATGTTTAAGTTATATTacctaaaataatttaattaaaaaaatttaaaacaaaaaatagttcCAACGAGAAAATATTTGTATTGAAAACGGCAAAACAATATTCGAGTATTGAGAATTTTATACCAACTAATTTAAGTGGAGAAAATACATTTGCTACAATTACTTAATTAGTAATACATGCTCGTTTCTCCTTTAGCACTGCGGTAGTACTTGCATGTTATAAAAACAAAGAGAAGGGCtagggattttttttttaaaataaataaattaaatattttatttacggaTATAGATAATTTGTAgtctatttattaatttatattcttttacttatctcatttacaatattttatttaccgtataaacaaaataagattgtgcatatcttgtttatagtgtgtaaacgagataagacacatTTATCATTGCACATATCACGTTTGCACACATAATACATGATCGAGAGCGATCaatacgtatctcgtttacactgtaaacgagatatacacaaacttattttgtttacattgtaaatgatatattaaaaaaattaactcgtTTACACCGTAAACAAGATAAAGTACGACGAAACTCGAGCAACTATAAAAGGATATGCAACTATTTGTATTCTCTACAAACATTTCACTtctttttctcctctctttttcttcaataaatttagtaaaaatgtCTAGTGGTAGTTGATACGGAATAATTAATCCGtataactaccggcaagtatactgggtcgtatcaagtaataaaactcacaagagtgaggttgatcccatgaggattaaaggattaagcaatcaatagctaattgattattctagttagacaatcatAGTTGAATGTTAAGCGAATAGATAATATAAAtggcatgaaattaaaataaagcaataaagagcaagaaagtaataGCATGaatgtaaagtgcaagaaaagaaAGTactgaaaagtaaattgcaaggaatgaaaagtgcaagaaagtaaatgacggaaaggtaAAATActagaagtaaaaataaaaaaagagcattgggatcaagagatattacaTTCTCAGGATCAACAATTCTcatctcctcttcaatcatgcaatcattgatctcttggcaaatcataagtaatcaaaccccaatctcttggtgatttgatttctcttaacttgatcaactgccaatctcttgatctaattggtcatgagaagagatgaagttcaatttccGATTTAAACACCACACAAtcctcaagatctcaattcaaaGTGGTTACAGGTCACATACCGGACTAAGAATGTATTGATCAAGAGAATTAtgagagaagagcctcaaactgaattccatgactcctttctcaagttcatcatgGAATTCAAATAGatctaatccctctctcgatagtaattagatctttgaagcacaaagactctctctaaagaagcaatgaaagaagaattgaagataaagaatgaaaataaatcaacccattaaattgcaatagagctctctttcccaatggaaagagttagtgactcataacaaaatatttacaaaagtatATGAAAGAAAGTGGAAGAGAAGAGAAGTGTGGTGAGAAGAGAGGAGTCCGACGACCCCCTCCCCAGAATCTCCTCCTCAATGATGAACTAAAGCCTATTTATAAGCTACCCTAgattacaaattcaaatgaaattgaaaacaaattacaatcaaatgaaaattaactattctagatgattcttgtggccttgattgagtggtatttgtgggcttgcttgcttgaagttTGAGTAGAGTTTGAGTGAGAAGAGTGGACCAACTTGAAGTTCCAAAGGTGTCTTGGTATGTTTGGGTGCTCACTTGGGCTTGGGCGCTGATTTAGATGCTCACTTGGGCAGCGCCACTTCCAGTGCCAGGATGGATGcttgagtgtttttttttttgctttaaagATGTCTATTGTTTGTACTacaattttatgcccactatagtttattatacatcgttggaaagatctgaatgtcagctttctaacgcaactagaagcacatcatttAGACCTTTGTAGCTCTAGTTATACCCCTTTGAAGAGAACAAGGTCATGCTGGCAGGATAGCTGGCGCTCAGTTTATTGAGCATGCAAGTGAGTGCCCAAGTGAGCGCCAGGCCTGCTCCCAGGGGTGTTCTTGGCGCTTGGCATGTGAGCATTGAAGTGAGCGTGCAAATGAGCGTGCAAACGAGCGCTGAGGATATGCTCCAGGTGCTCCTTAGCAGTTGGCACATGAACGCCAAAGTGAGCGCTAGCCCTTGTTGGTTGTTGGCACTTGATGAATGAGCGCCAAGGTGAGCGTGACAATGAGCGCTGGTCTTTACTTCAGGGGATTCCTTTTAtgggtcatgggccacgcttttaaaagcgtggcctaaggttccaaagcaTATCCATGCTTCAAAGCGTGTCCAAAAGCTCATTTTTTCTTCGTTTGagcttgttttgtgctttttgcttctttttctaccaTTTTCTACAATATTAATCAAATCAAAGAAATCAAAGTAATATACAacttaagcacaaaaatactcaataattaagcataatgaattaaattttgatatgaaaaagcaTATAAAAACACAACATGATTCCCATGCATCAGTAGTGATATGTTGTTGTAAGTGTTTATCCCAATTGTCTTATGAGAAATACTGGGGTTATATTTGACTTTGATAATCCTATTCTATTACGTattcaaaaagtaaattttttgtCTGAGCTAAAGAATTTAATATTGATGAACCTCGTGCTAACGAGACAAAAGAGATTGAAAGAGTTGAGTATAGGTTGCTAGCATTGATAGGAGATGAAATTTTTTGGTTTCATCTATTTTGGCTCGATGGCGATGATGAGCATGTGATTCATGTTTGATATCCATGGAAAAATTATGGCAGAACAAGTGATGGACCTTTCTGTGGAGGTGGGTGATGTTGGTGGTGGTAGTTCTGGCCACTCGAATTTTATCCAGGATGACCCATCTCTTGCACCACCACCGTTGCACTGTGCTAGTCCAGTGGTAGACATGGAAGAGTTCGATGAGGAGTATGTTGTCAATAGCAACGATAGTGCTTCTTCTAAGGTTGATGACGATGAGGAGTTTGTACCAGAGACTCCAGTCGGTGCTTTTGTTCGGTATCTTCCACCTACACTATAACCAATTCCAGAGTTATCAATTGTACTCAAT
Coding sequences:
- the LOC112733013 gene encoding uncharacterized protein, with amino-acid sequence METLSAFPFPHTFFDSDEFAPLPEKCHHDLTFNFKVNHDAEKLKEQEQDFSFPCFDSLKETFVTAEEIFDNGQIKPIFPVLHQSHMITAKNGNVISSPLRRFPTRNCNVISSPLGISPERFFVEQHCNVLPLASKSQGAPKPIICELSKKMTNLEVEVVEESKKRRNKKSSISFLNLWRLRRHLKRQNFNDGKDGLICPASTNKKTKAKGRREKKRVSAHEQFYVMNRLKKESNKRRSFLPYKLQLCGLFASLNIFSGNLLSYSQS